In a single window of the Osmerus eperlanus chromosome 4, fOsmEpe2.1, whole genome shotgun sequence genome:
- the zgc:86609 gene encoding ER membrane protein complex subunit 3-like has translation MAGPELLLDSSIRMWVVLPIVFITFFVGIIRHYVTQLLHSDKKVDLEQVSDSQVLLRSRILRENGKYIPKQSFAMRKHYFNDAETGFFKKVKRKVVPKNPMTDTSMLTDMMKGNLTNVLPMIVIGGWINWAFSGFVTTKVPFPLTLRFKPMLQRGIELLSLDASWVSSASWYFLNVFGLRSMYSLILGQDNAADQSRIMQDQMTGAAMAMPPDPNKAFKSEWEALEIVEHKWALENVEEELISRDLNFGGFFSQELKSTMF, from the exons ATGGCTGGCCCAGAGTTGTTACTGGACTCCAGTATCCGAATGTGGGTGGTCTTACCCATAGTGTTCATCACTTTCTTTGTTGGAATTATACGGCACTACGTCACCCAACTTCTGCACAGCGACAAGAAAGTAGATTTGGAGCAAGTTTCTGACAG CCAGGTGCTTCTGCGCAGCCGAATCCTGAGAGAAAATGGAAAGTACATTCCCAAACAG TCATTTGCCATGAGGAAGCATTACTTTAATGATGCAGAGACTGGCTTTTTCAAAAAGGTCAAGAGAAAGGTTGTTCCCAAGAACCCAATGACAG ATACCAGCATGCTGACAGACATGATGAAGGGGAATCTAACCAACGTGCTTCCTATGATTGTGATTGGAGGATGGATCAACTGGGCATTCTCTGGCTTCGTCACCA cCAAGGTTCCTTTTCCCCTGACCCTGAGGTTCAAGCCCATGCTCCAGAGAGGGATAGAGCTGCTTTCTCTGGATGCCTCGTG GGTAAGCTCAGCGTCCTGGTATTTCCTCAATGTGTTTGGCCTGAGGAGTATGTACAGCCTCATCCTGGGACAGGACAATG cTGCTGACCAATCCAGAATCATGCAGGATCAGATGACAGGCGCAGCCATGGCGATGCCCCCTGACCCCAACAAAGCGTTCAAG AGTGAGTGGGAGGCGCTGGAAATTGTGGAACACAAGTGGGCCTTAGAGAACGTGGAGGAAGAGCTGATATCACGAGATCTCAACTTTGGTGGATTCTTCAGCCAGGAGTTGAAATCCACCATGTTCTGA
- the elk1 gene encoding ETS domain-containing protein Elk-1, whose product MDSNPLLNAMDPSITLWQFLLHLLKDQSQRHLISWTSADGEFKLLDAEEVARLWGLRKNKTNMNYDKLSRALRYYYDKNIIKKVNGQKFVYKFVTYPDPSAAGEGLPAGEDGLQRESGDMANQSQLPVGGASTCQSTGLQAQRCSPGGGQRSSRNDYMKSGLYSTFTIQSLQGPCKNSNQRPIKTELMLTHDHTPKAAVADSMMLREVCVVASEAQSSLPGCGSNESSLQVIVTQPSPCATPALSPQTPSGSTPNSTVQSQKPQALSDPPQIYLSSASDPLTRFLPQGQIGEPEGAPGPQGECVVGNPPTHSVYMVIKPSLKEERMVPEGQLLEMVIQEKHREDVPKPACGPGVPDTPLPIDLPPPCVEPGGQPGGEGEGEGKDQATLPENSQTPSVAISSPTPQESLPPKAKKPKVLELPSCPTLLPPGLSLDKVNAAVNSLLAPGSATNTLTPSVITSHSLTPVLLTPSPLPSTIHFWSTLSPIAPRSPAKLSFQFPTNGSNQIHIPALSVDGLSTPVVLSPGPQKP is encoded by the exons ATGGATTCGAACCCCCTTCTAAATG ccatgGACCCGTCCATCACACTGTGGCAGTTCCTGCTGCACCTTCTGAAGGACCAGAGCCAACGCCATCTCATCTCCTGGACGTCTGCAGATGGGGAGTTTAAGCTGCTGGATGCAGAGGAGGTGGCTCGCCTCTGGGGGCTCCGCAAGAACAAGACCAACATGAATTACGACAAGCTCAGCCGCGCTCTCCGATACTATTACGACAAG AACATAATCAAGAAGGTGAACGGCCAGAAGTTTGTGTACAAGTTTGTCACCTACCCAGACCCCTCGGCAGCAGGGGAGGGGCTACCTGCCGGGGAGGACGGGCTGCAGAGGGAGAGTGGCGACATGGCAAACCAATCCCAGCTTCCAGTGGGCGGGGCCTCTACCTGTCAATCAACCGGTCTGCAGGCCCAGCGTTGTTCCCCCGGGGGCGGGCAGCGGAGCTCCAGGAACGACTACATGAAGTCCGGCCTCTACTCGACCTTTACCATCCAATCACTGCAGGGGCCTTGCAAGAACTCCAATCAAAGGCCAATCAAAACTGAGCTGATGCTAACGCACGACCACACCCCCAAAGCTGCTGTCGCTGACAGCATGATGCTGAGAGAG gtgtgtgtggtggcgtcAGAAGCACAGTCCTCTCTGCCAGGGTGTGGCAGTAATGAGTCCAGTCTGCAGGTGATCGTCACCCAGCCCTCACCGTGTGCCACGCCTGCTCTCAGCCCACAAACACCCTCGGGCTCCACCCCCAACAGCACG GTCCAGTCCCAGAAGCCCCAGGCTCTGAGTGACCCGCCCCAGATCTACCTGAGCAGCGCGTCCGACCCCCTCACCCGCTTCCTCCCTCAGGGGCAGATCGGGGAGCCGGAGGGGGCCCCGGGGCCTCAAGGGGAATGTGTGGTGGGTAACCCCCCTACCCACTCGGTCTACATGGTGATAAAACCGTccctgaaggaggagagaatggTGCCAGAGGGGCAGCTTCTGGAGATGGTCATACAagaaaaacacagagaagaT GTTCCCAAGCCTGCATGTGGACCAGGGGTACCGGACACACCCTTGCCTATCGATTTGCCCCCTCCCTGTGTGGAGCCGGGGGGGCAgccggggggtgagggtgaaggCGAGGGCAAGGACCAGGCTACGCTGCCAG aGAACTCCCAGACCCCGTCCGTGGCCATCTCCTCGCCCACCCCGCAGGAGAGCCTGCCCCCCAAGGCCAAGAAGCCCAAGGTGCTGGAgctgccctcctgccccaccctgctGCCCCCGGGGCTGAGCCTGGACAAGGTCAACGCTGCCGTCAACTCCCTGCTGGCCCCGGGCAGTGCCACCAACACCCTCACGCCCTCCGTCATCACCTCACACTCCCTG aCTCCAGTATTGCTGACCccaagccccctcccctccaccatccaCTTCTGGAGCACACTCAGTCCCATCGCCCCTCGCAGCCCGGCCAAGCTCTCCTTCCAG tTTCCCACCAACGGCAGCAACCAGATCCACATCCCAGCTCTGAGTGTAGACGGCTTGTCCACCCCTGTGGTCCTATCGCCTGGCCCCCAGAAGCCCTGA
- the uxt gene encoding protein UXT — protein sequence MTPTMTTGKPSINEKVLQYETFISDVLKRDLEKLLEQRDGVYEKMSQYLQLKNTIQSLQESDTKELKTEVDLGCNFYVQAHVEDSSKIFVAVGYGFFVELTHAEALKFIEKKTNQLTAQTEVLTKDSAKIKANIRMVLEGLRELQGLPDLPDAKRKEVF from the exons ATGACTCCCACGATGACGACTGGGAAGCCTAGCATTAATGAAAAGGTGTTGCAGTATGAAACCTTTATCAGCGACGTGTTGAAACGAGATTTGGA GAAGTTGCTggagcagagagatggagtgtaCGAGAAAATGTCCCAATATCTACAGCTGAAAAACACCATTCAAAGCTTGCAG GAATCAGATACCAAGGAACTGAAAACAGAAGTTGATCTTGGCTGCAATTTCTATGTCCAAGCTCACGT GGAGGACTCATCCAAGATCTTTGTTGCTGTTGGCTACGGTTTCTTTGTCGAGCTAACACATGCAGAGGCTCTCAAGTTTATTGAGAAGAAGACAAATCAGCTCACTGC ACAAACAGAGGTTTTGACCAAAGATTCAGCTAAAATCAAAGCCAACATCCGCATGGTGTTGGAG GGTCTCCGGGAACTCCAGGGCTTACCAGACTTGCCTGATGCCAAAAGGAAAGAAGTATTTTAG